In a single window of the Leptospira harrisiae genome:
- a CDS encoding LIC_11695 family lipoprotein, with product MKTKIKSLLILITTGLFVFQCDLFDPKDKVTSDDLVSMLALQQINANSMSEAQRLGLNVAYSHRFSIKNGPHLFCREYSTAYLEKQAEWEKDMEQTYATIGNAIGIQIVVERLSGPCAITNKVAACHYDGVDGINDLIPYAYTTEGEHKYLIPANAYYGVTDLKSAKEACERFKGTYVCYDPSKCWQ from the coding sequence ATGAAAACAAAAATTAAATCCCTTCTTATCCTAATCACGACTGGACTCTTCGTATTCCAATGTGATTTATTTGACCCGAAAGACAAGGTTACCAGCGACGATCTGGTTTCGATGTTAGCACTCCAACAAATCAATGCAAACAGCATGAGCGAAGCACAACGGCTAGGTTTAAATGTTGCTTATAGCCATAGATTCAGCATCAAAAATGGACCACATTTGTTTTGTAGAGAGTATTCAACTGCTTACCTAGAAAAACAAGCAGAATGGGAAAAAGATATGGAACAAACGTATGCAACCATTGGAAATGCAATAGGAATTCAAATTGTGGTAGAAAGACTGAGTGGGCCTTGTGCTATCACAAATAAAGTTGCTGCTTGTCATTACGATGGAGTGGATGGAATCAATGATCTAATCCCATACGCATATACAACAGAAGGTGAACATAAATATTTAATTCCAGCAAATGCTTATTATGGAGTCACAGATTTAAAAAGTGCCAAAGAAGCTTGTGAAAGATTCAAAGGCACTTACGTTTGTTACGACCCTAGTAAATGTTGGCAATAA